In one window of Oryza sativa Japonica Group chromosome 9, ASM3414082v1 DNA:
- the LOC4346773 gene encoding ankyrin repeat-containing protein At5g02620 encodes MHADATGMLLNWNRDLTGKGDSHGRTPLHFAVSIEPPTKIPYYHKILFSIMRHIDIYTLCLDRFLYPRKTRGDSLTLTGMLMDADESSAYQPDDKGSFPIHVAAAEGNDGTINILLNKSPNCATLRNAQGRTFLHIAVENGRHTIIMFVRRRRRLAAKIMNLQDNDGNTALHLAIQDGDLHAVLCLLMNPVVKVDCLNKEGLTPLDISRKLIPEGLLHGSHQRIWIKRSLHLANAHHANPSLDHRQEKCICRTVREERDSKIVEKDDDEQEDSKTITESTQVMAVCSTLIATVAFAAAFTLPGGYRADDHTNGGTPTFVGSYGFDAFVLAITFAFVYSLLATFSLVYSGMTKVDYSIRLEHLNSANSLVWLSIRCLLAAFALGLYVVLAPVAHKTALLICLMCSVGLLHGHTSMKTQIRMAVLLQGRIGFKVWWILGRKILRNFLHSFWPFLIIFGWPAYLKWRHQQ; translated from the exons ATGCATGCAGATGCGACCGGAATGCTTTTGAATTGGAACAGGGACCTTACTGGAAAAGGTGACTCACACGGCCGGACACCTCTCCATTTTGCTGTATCGATAGAACCACCCACGAAGATTCCATATTACCACAAGATATTGTTCTCCATCATGCGCCACATAGACATATACACTCTTTGTTTGGACCGGTTCCTCTATCCTAGGAAAACCAGGGGAGATAGCTTGACTCTGACTGGTATGTTGATGGATGCTGATGAATCCTCAGCGTATCAGCCTGACGACAAGGGTTCTTTCCCCATCCATGTCGCTGCAGCAGAGGGTAATGATGGCACGATCAACATACTGCTCAATAAGAGCCCCAATTGTGCCACCTTGCGCAATGCCCAGGGAAGAACATTTCTGCATATTGCTGTTGAGAACGGAAGACACACAATCATAATGTTTGTTCGCAGGAGAAGAAGGCTGGCAGCTAAAATTATGAATTTGCAGGACAACGATGGAAACACCGCCCTACACTTGGCTATACAAGATGGGGATCTGCATGCTGTTTTATGTCTATTGATGAACCCAGTAGTAAAAGTTGATTGTCTGAACAAGGAGGGTCTAACACCTCTAGATATATCAAGGAAGCTGATACCAGAAGGGCTTCTTCATGGATCG CATCAACGAATTTGGATAAAGAGGTCACTACATCTTGCGAATGCACATCATGCTAACCCTTCCCTTGACCATCGTCAAGAGAAGTGCATTTGCCGAACGGTCCGTGAGGAAAGAGATTctaaaatagttgaaaaagaTGACGATGAACAAGAAGATTCAAAGACAATTACGGAGTCTACACAAGTTATGGCCGTCTGCTCCACACTCATTGCAACTGTGGCATTCGCAGCAGCTTTTACATTGCCTGGAGGTTATAGAGCAGATGATCACACCAATGGCGGCACGCCGACATTCGTCGGAAGCTACGGTTTCGATGCATTCGTCTTGGCCATCACATTTGCATTCGTCTACTCCTTGTTGGCTACATTTAGCCTCGTGTATTCAGGAATGACCAAAGTTGACTACAGCATCCGCTTGGAGCACCTTAACTCGGCCAATAGCTTGGTCTGGCTATCAATCAGGTGCTTGCTAGCTGCATTTGCATTAGGTTTATACGTTGTCCTGGCACCAGTTGCTCACAAGACTGCCTTGCTTATCTGCCTCATGTGTTCCGTTGGGTTATTGCACGGGCATACGTCAATGAAGACACAGATCCGCATGGCCGTGCTCTTACAGGGAAGGATTGGGTTTAAGGTGTGGTGGATTTTGGGCAGGAAGATACTTCGAAACTTTCTGCACTCATTTTGGCCCTTCCTGATTATCTTTGGTTGGCCAGCTTATCTGAAATGGAGGCACCAACAGTAG
- the LOC136351698 gene encoding ankyrin repeat-containing protein NPR4-like, with translation MEDKGDEKTNDNKPNSIVKGGKKIRETLKKAFDQVYAPFGPLSDVDDESGDEDKGKNISGVCFMPRGESDLECEDNEYYGFDFCLCVDFGGEEGEHVDHGFRLFAAHDCTVPTPEGRRPHDDVEQWREAAHTAAAAAAATANEAVPSSATTEQQEARPDDERAPKDHTGCECKPKVVMLPELLRAASHGDLQRLRVLLGVLHDDESPAPTTTTTTTSQDDDAVVLEVYRSAPLLPPPSTTAGEGEDEGTLSLLEGTTFQGDSALHVVASSGDDGDFLKSARLIYGKARHLLEATNNNGDTPLHCAARAGNVKMVTHLLELAGGDGAGDQRKKLILRKKNHQHETVLHEAVRLGNKDLIDKLMTEDPELARHPSNGATSPLYLAVILPNPQVAMQLHGYDKMLSYSGPDGQNVLHAAVLRQRGT, from the exons ATGGAAGATAAGGGTGATGAGAAGACCAACGACAACAAGCCGAATAGTATAGTTAAAGGAGGGAAGAAGATCAGGGAGACTCTCAAGAAGGCTTTTGATCAAGTCTATGCCCCGTTTGGGCCACTAAGCGATGTAGATGATGAGAGTGGAGATGaagataagggaaagaacatctccggtGTTTGCTTCATGCCGCGTGGTGAATCGGATTTAGAGTGTGAAGACAATGAG TACTAtggcttcgacttctgcttgtgtgtagaCTTTGGTGGCGAGGAAGGAGAGCATGTGGATcatggattccggttgttcgcggcacatgactg CACCGTACCGACGCCTGAAGGGAGGAGGCCACACGATGACGTGGAACAATGGAGAGAAGCCGCGCataccgccgcggcggcggcggcggcgacggcaaatgAGGCCGTGCCGTCGTCGGCTACCACCGAGCAGCAGGAGGCGCGTCCGGATGATGAGCGGGCGCCAAAGGATCACACCGGCTGCGAATGCAAGCCCAAGGTGGTAATGCTCCCGGAGCTACTACGAGCCGCCAGTCATGGCGATCTCCAGAGGCTGCGCGTTCTCCTAGGTGTCCTACACGACGATGAGTCGCcggcaccgacgacgacgacgacgacgaccagccAAGACGACGACGCTGTCGTCCTGGAGGTTTATCGCTCTGCACCCCTACTACCACCACCCTCTACTACTGCAGGTGAAGGTGAAGATGAAGGGACGTTGTCCCTCCTGGAGGGAACCACGTTTCAGGGGGACTCCGCGCTGCATGTGGTGGCGAGcagcggagacgacggcgacttCTTGAAGAGCGCAAGGCTGATCTATGGCAAGGCCAGGCACCTCCTCGAGGCGACCAACAACAATGGCGATACGCCCCTCCACTGCGCTGCCAGAGCTGGGAATGTTAAGATGGTCACGCATCTCCTCGAGCTGGCTGGaggcgatggcgccggcgatCAACGGAAGAAGCTGATCCTGAGGAAAAAAAACCACCAGCATGAGACGGTGTTGCACGAGGCAGTCCGCCTCGGCAACAAAGATTTGATCGACAAGCTGATGACGGAAGATCCAGAGCTAGCTCGTCATCCAAGCAACGGCGCCACTTCACCGTTGTATCTGGCTGTGATCTTGCCAAATCCACAAGTTGCGATGCAGCTGCATGGGTATGATAAAATGCTGTCCTACTCGGGACCTGACGGACAAAATGTCTTGCACGCTGCTGTTCTTCGACAAAGAGGTACGTAA
- the LOC136351772 gene encoding uncharacterized protein yields MAVNELPDELLESVFLRLASPICLVRAASTCRRWCRVVADAGFLRLYRSRNALTIGNYIATDTGIFANWSRPSPSCRVSSLAFVPAAAAVTSSKRFSLDFVPEPGNTSWVLADSHGGLVLLVPERYYWGNASSVSIVVCEPWTRRYRTVIPPLENKHVACLDASLLGAGTGSEKKNNNNNHVAGVSNFTVLLILYTFGSGAKTACIFSTFTGADEELRLRLTRSMDLGDLIRPKGVPRRQRHFDADAMHFAGRAGGSLYWGTIYGVVFALDESTGELSPLTLPKCCASEQPRFYYRQWNLRAVGDDAGGGRLVRVVQHSDLEVLTPLHAGGGREWTVEKTLRLPELITRGLPELEDYSRLVERLTGVKILEVMGRSVVLTPPEGSGMWPFSVDLETMELEHVYDWGDELVQKWVFPVKPPWPPALPLHATTDVH; encoded by the coding sequence ATGGCGGTGAACGAACTTCCCGACGAACTCCTCGAGAGCGTCTTCCTACGCCTCGCATCGCCCATCTGCCTCGTGCGTGCCGCGTCGACGTGCAGGCGGTGgtgccgcgtcgtcgccgacgccggcttCCTCCGCCTCTACCGCTCCCGGAACGCGCTCACCATCGGCAACTACATCGCCACTGACACGGGCATCTTCGCCAACTGGTCCCGTCCTTCTCCTTCCTGCAGGGTGAGTAGCCTTGCTTTCGTGCCGGCGGCCGCTGCCGTGACGAGCAGCAAACGCTTCTCTCTCGACTTCGTGCCCGAGCCCGGCAACACTTCTTGGGTGCTCGCCGACAGCCATGGCGGCCTCGTCCTCCTGGTGCCTGAGAGATACTATTGGGGCAACGCATCTTCGGTTTCCATAGTCGTTTGCGAGCCATGGACGCGGCGCTACCGGACAGTGATTCCTCCATTGGAGAACAAACACGTCGCCTGCCTCGACGCCTCCCTCCTCGGCGCCGGCACCGGCAgcgagaagaagaacaacaacaacaaccatGTCGCCGGCGTGTCCAACTTTACCGTGCTACTGATTCTCTATACCTTCGGGAGTGGAGCAAAGACGGCCTGCATCTTCTCCACCTtcaccggcgccgacgaggagctGCGGCTGCGCCTCACAAGAAGCATGGACCTCGGTGACCTTATCCGGCCCAAGGGCGTCCCAAGGAGACAGAGACATTTCGATGCCGACGCCATGCACTTCGCCGGACGCGCCGGCGGCTCCCTCTACTGGGGGACAATATACGGCGTTGTGTTCGCTCTCGACGAGAGCACCGGCGAGCTCTCGCCGCTGACATTGCCCAAGTGCTGCGCCAGCGAACAACCCCGGTTCTACTACCGCCAGTGGAACCTGCGTGCCGTCGGCGATGATGCCGGAGGAGGGCGCCTCGTCCGAGTGGTGCAGCACAGCGACCTAGAGGTGCTGACGCCGCTCCACGCTGGCGGCGGCAGGGAGTGGACGGTGGAGAAGACGCTCCGGCTGCCGGAGTTGATCACGCGTGGCTTGCCCGAGCTGGAAGACTACAGCCGCCTCGTCGAGAGGTTAACTGGCGTCAAGATCCTGGAGGTGATGGGACGATCCGTCGTGCTGACTCCGCCGGAGGGGTCGGGGATGTGGCCCTTCTCCGTCGACCTCGAGACCATGGAGCTCGAGCACGTGTATGACTGGGGCGACGAACTGGTCCAGAAGTGGGTGTTCCCCGTCAAgcctccatggccgccggccttGCCCTTGCATGCCACCACGGACGTCCACTGA